DNA from Acidimicrobiales bacterium:
ACCTCATGTCCGGATCGATGGGGGGCCCTTGGCGGAATAGCGGCCATGGCGAGACGGAACACGCACTGGTGGGGAAACCCATCAGATTGAGCCCGTCCGACCTACAGATCGTTATCGAGCCAGGGGCCTACCCTACCCGGCCACTCACCTCGTCCTCCAGGACCATATGTTCGAGCCCAACGCCTCGTGGAGCCTGCCCGCACACCTGTTCCTGGTCTCGGAGTGGGCGGCGCGTTGCACCCAGGAGGCCAACCCGGCCAGCTGCGTCAACGGGACCCGGGACAACCCCCCGGCCAAGCCGTTGGCCCAGCCGGCCATCTACGGCGGGGAGTCCGGCCCCAAGACCCTCAAGCGCAACAAGGCCAACCCCGGACACCAGCCCATCTACGCCTGGACCGATCTGACCTACCTGCTCCACAAGGACCGGGTGAGCTGGGGCTACTACGTCGTGGCCGGCACCGAGCCCGACTGCGAGGACGACGGTGCCCTGAGCTGCGCGCCGGTGGCCCAGTCCGCCAACACGCCGGGGATCTGGAACCCGCTGCCCTGGTTCGACACGGTGGCCGCCGACCACCAGCTCGGCAACATCCAGTCCGTTACCAGGTTCTACGCCGCCCCCCGGTCCGGACAGCTACCGGCGGTGTCCTGGGTGGCGCCCTCCGGGGAGGTCAGCGAGCACCCGCCCGGCCCGGTGAGCTTCGGCCAGAGCTACGTGACCAGCCTGGTCAACGCGGTGATGCGCAGCCCGAATGGGACTCGACCGCGATCTTCCTGGCCTGGGACGACTGGGGCGGCTTCTACGACCATGTCGCGCCACCCTCCGTCGACCAGCTCGGCTACGGCCTCCGCGTCCCCGCCATCGTGATCAGCCCGTATGCCAAACGGGCCTACGTCGATCACCAGGTCCTGAGCTTCGACGCCTACGACAAGTTCATCGAGGACGACTTCCTCCGCGGCCAGCGCATCGACCCTGCCAGCGACGGACGCCCCGATCCCCGTCCGGACGTGAGAGAGAACGAGAAGATCCTCGGCAACCTCATCGCCGACTTCGACTTCAACCAGTCCCCCCGTCCCCCCGTCCTCCCGTCCTCCTCCCGGTCCATCCCCGAACTACGCTGACGGGCACGCCCGGACGGTGAGCAGCCCGGATCGCCCCGACGCCGGAGTAGGACGTCATCGGCGGCCTGATCCGGGGCGAGATGGAGCACGTCATGAGCCTGATTCGGCCATGATGGGTGGCCTCGTCCGTCGTCTACCTACCCGGACGCCCCCGATACCCGATGGCTGATCTCGTATACACCGCCAACGTCTCCGTGGACGGCTACCTGGAGGACGCTGACGGCCGGATCGACTGGTCCGAGCCCGCCGAGGAGGTCTTCTCCTTCATCACCGACCTGGAGAGGCAGGCCGGGACCTACCTGTACGGGCGGCGGATGTACGAGGCCATGGTCTACTGGGAGACCGCCGCTCCGGACGAACCCTATGTCCGCGAGTTCGCCGAGATGTGGCGGGACGCCGACAAGGTGGTGTACTCGCGCACCCTCGAGGCTGCATCAAGTGCCCGGACGAGGCTCGAGCACGACTTCGACCCCGAGGCGGTGCGGCGGCTGAAGGCGGCGGCGGCCCGCCGCATCACCATCGTCGGGGCCGATCTCGCCGGGCAGGCGCTGGCGGCCGGGCTCGTGGACGAGGTCCGTCTGCTCACGGTGCCCGTCGTGCTCGGCGGCGGCAAGCCGGCGTTGCCGAAGGGCGCGAAGCTTCCCCTTCGACTGCTGGAGACCCGGCAGTTCGCGAGCGGCGTCGTGTTTCTCCGATACCGCGTTGACTCCGGACGGGGGACGTAGTCCGGAGCGGGGCCCCTAGGTCCGGCTCCACCTGGCGTCGCGCGCCCAGCCGCTTCGCTCGAGGAGGCGGATCAGCCGGGCGGAGGAGTCGAGCTGGTGGCGGCCCATGCCGTGACGGGCGCCGGAGGGGAAGGCGTGGTGGTGGTTGTGCCAGGACTCCCCGAGGGACAGCACGGCCAGGGCCCTGACGTTGGACGAGTGGTCGCCGGTCGCATTGGGGCGCCGACCCAGGACGTGGCAGAGCGAGTTCACCGACCACGTCACGTGGTGCAGGACGCTGACGCGCACCCCGCCGGCCCACAACAACGCCCAGCCGCCGGCCGACAGGGACCCCGTCGCCGCCCAGGCGACGCCGAAAGGCAGGGCCAGAGAGGTCAGGGCCAGGACGGGGAACAGGCGGTCGACGACCGCGATCGCCCGGTCGGCGCGCAGGTCGCGGGCGTAGCGCTCGGTGTCCGCCGCCGGGGCCCGGAACAGCCAGGCCACGTGGGACCACACCATCCCCCGGGCCAGCGCCCAGCCGGAGGTCCCGTACCGATAGGGGGAATGAGGATCCCCGGCGCGGTCGGACAGACGGTGGTGGAGGCGGTGGTTGGCCACCCAGGACACCACCCCACCCTCGAGAGCCAGCGAGCCCGCCACCGCCAGCGCCACCCGCAGCGAGGGGGCGGCCCGGAACGAGCGGTGGGCGAACAGACGGTGGTAGCCGACGGTCACCCCGTGGCCGGAGACGAGGTAGAGACCCACGGCCAGGCCGAGATCCAGCCAGCTCACCCGGTTCCCCAGAGCCAGCCAGGCGATGCCCCCGGCCAGTCCCGTCAGGGGCAGGACCACGAGGGCGGCGGTGATGGCCAACCCCACCGGACCCGGCCGGCGGTCATCGGGGGCGATCTCTTCCGGAGTCGGGGCGGCGACGTCGATCGTCAGCGCGGTCATGTCGACAGCGGCGCTAGCCCAGTCCCTCTCTCAGCTTGGCCAGCGCCGTCAGGCGTCTCTCGATCTTCTCGGGCTGAGCGGCGTCGCGGGTCCGGATGCGCTCCGCCAGCTGGTCCAGGCGCTTGTGCTCGCGGACCACGATCTCCTGGCGCTCCGCCTCCTCACAGCTGCGCAGGGCGCGCACGAAGGCGGCGCGGGCGTCGGTGGCGCGCTTCAGTCCGAGGTTGCGGGCCACCGCGGCATAGGAGAGACCACCCTTGTCCCGCAACGCCAGGGCCTCGCGGTCGCTGTTGACCCGGGGGGGGCGGGGGCCGCGCTGGGGGCGGTCGCGGTCGCCATCGGATCCCCCGCGCGAATCCCGCTCGGGCCTAGGCAGAGCGGACGCTCGTGGCCTGGGGTCCCTTGGCGCCCTGCTCGGAGTCGAAGTCGACCCGCTGGCCCTCGGAGAGCTCCTTGTAGCCCGTGCCCTCGATGGCGCTGTGATGGACGAAGACGTCCTTGCCGCCGCCGTCCGGGGTGATGAACCCGTACCCCTTGGCGGAGTCGAACCATTTGACAGTACCTGCAGCCATATCCCGCTCCTTCTCCCACGCACGATCGTTGTCCGGTCGGATTGGAGCCGGGCTCAGGTCCCGGCCTGCGTAGAGAGCCGGTCTAGAGACCAGACTACTCGCCCCGCATTGGCGGGCAATTCGGGGCTCGGCGGCGGCCGGCCCTCAGGGATTCGCGTATAGGTCGACCGAAACTCCATCGGCGTCGCGGAGCTGGGCGTAGTGCTGTCCCCAGAAGGCGTCCCACGGCTCCTTCACGCCGCGGTAGCCGGCGCCGGTGATCCGCGCGTACACCTCGTCCACCTCGGCTGGGCTGGCGCACTCGAAGGCCAGGGCGATCTGATTGCCGGTCGTCCTCGTCCAGTCGGGGCGGAACTGCCTCATCTCCTCCTCGGAGTCGAACATCAGGCGCCAGCCGTCGGGGAGCTCGATGTTGACGTGGCCGCCGTAAGGGGGGTCCGGGACCTGGAGGCCGAGCAGGCGGTAGAAGTCGAGCGACCTGCCCATGTCGGCGGTGACGATTCCGGCGGCGTTGAGGCGGGGGCTCACGGGGTTCCTCGGTCAGTTGTCACCGCGCCGTTGTAGCTGATCGCGGCAGGCGGCGTCTTGAACGTTTCGGACGTCCATCCGGGCAGCCCGGAGCTCGGCCGGGGTGAGACCGGCCAGGGCTCGCGTCTCCCGGCTCAGGTGGGCCTGGTCGGCGAATCCGGCCCGGGTCGCCAGCCCGGCCAGTGAGGCGCCCGGGTCCCGGCACGAGGTCAGGAACGTCTGGAGCCTGAGGACGCGTTGCAGCAGCTTGGGTCCGTAGCCGACAGCAGGGAGAAAGCGCCGATGCAGGTGGCGCTCGGATACTCCCGCCCGGCGGGCCAGCTCCGCCGTGGTGACCGGTTCGCGAGCCTCTCGCCAGAGGTTGGCGGCGGCTTCGACGAGCGGATCGGGATCGCCGACTTCCGGAAGCCGCCCGGCGACTCGGCGCTCGAGGACGGCGGCGGCCCGGCGCCGGCTCGCGCATCCCGCCATCTCGTCGGCGACGCCGTCAGCTTCGGGCCACAGGACCCGGAGATCGACACGCTGGTCTCGAAGCTCGACCGCCGGAACGTCCAGGAACAAAGGTCCGGTGCCGGGCCGGAAGCGCAGACCCACCGCGAACTGACCCCCCGCCCCGGACCGGTTCGGGACGGTGTCCGGGCCGGCCACGAAGAGCCGGTCACCGTTCCAGATGATGTCCATACAGCCGTCGGGGAGCACGGGCTCAGACTCCGAGCGGTCCGAGTCCCCTCCCCCCATCCACGTGCAGGCGACATAGCGACGCCGAGGAGGAGCTGACGGCCACTCGACGTATCCCGAGGGCACGGTGGTCTCCCGCGGCACCGCGCCAGTCTGCCGGCCGGGCCGGCGCCCAGCGCTCACCACCAGAGGGTGACGACCTCGCGGTCCTCCGGGGGCGGGGCGCCCGCCACCAGCCGGCCCAGCTCCTCGTAACGATCCGGGCCGACACACAGCCGGCGGGCCAGGCGGGCGATGGCACCGTCCCCGTGCTCCCCGATCATCTGGTACCGGCGCCGCCACCGCGTCTGGTTGACCACCAACCCCAGTTCCTCCAGCACCGCCACGGCGTCCTGAGCCGTGGGCCGCTCGGGCCGGTCCAGACCGTGGAGGGCCATCCAGTAGGGCGTGAGCCACGCCATCGGATGCGACGCCGTCATCTCGACGACGACCCTCCGCCGGGCGTGCCCCGACAGGACGGTGGCGAAGGTGGCCAGGTCCGAGACGTTGTAGAAGACGTGGTGGCAGACGACCACGTCGGCCGCCTCGGTCCGGTCCGCGGCCTCGGGCCACTGGCCCTCGATCACGGTGGCCTCGATGCCGAGCCGGGCCGCCCCTTCGGCGAAGGCGGTCAGCAACGGCAGGCTCGGGTCGACGCCGATCAACCGCGAGGGGCGCAGGCCCAGGCTGGCCGCGCCGGCACCGCACCCGACGTCCAGCACCGACCCGGACGGGGCCAGGGCCTGGCGCGCCGCGGCGTCGGACGGGGTGTCGGCGGGCCGGGCCACCGCCTCCTCGGCCGCCTCGATGAAGGATCCCGGGTGGAAGAAGAACGGGGACTCCGGGGCGTCTGCCAGGATCTCGGCCGGCACCGCCCAGCCGGCGAGCATCCGGGACCAGGCCCGGTTGGCGGCTCCGGGCGCGATCGGCCCCCTGCTACCCCGCCTCACCGCGGTACTCGGCGTCGCTCACGTGCTCTCCCCACTGGGGCGGTCCCTCCGTCATCGACAGGTGGGACATGAAGTGGTCGGGGGCGGCCCCGTGCCAGTGCTCCTCGCCGTCGGGCGTGTGGATGACGTCCCCGGCCCGGACCTCCAGGCGCCCCTGCCCGCGGGCCTGGACCAGACCGCGCCCCTCGGTCACGTACAGGGTCTGGCCGAGCTCGTGGGAGTGCCAGGCCGTGCGGGCGCCGGGGCTGAACCGGACGGCCCCGACGTTGATGCGCGCCGGCTCCTGGCCGCGGGCGATCCCGTCGATCCACACGTCTCCGGTGAACCAGTCGGCCGGCCCCTTGACCGACGGCTGCTTGGGAACGATCTCCATCGCCTCTCCTTCCACTCCTTCGATCGCGCGGGACGGCGCCGTCCACGCTAAAGAGCGCGGCCCCGGCCCCGGGACGAGCCTGAGCCATGGGAGCATCGGAGCAACATTCGATGACGGCGGGTGCGAGCCGGGCCATCTGATAAGAAATCGCCGGCGAGCCGCCGGGGGCGGTGAGGAACGGCCCGATGACGCACGACGCACGCACCGACCGGGCGATGATCTCCTTCCAGGACGTCTCGAAGCGCTTCACGGCGTCGGGGGAGTACGCCGTGGAGGGCCTCAC
Protein-coding regions in this window:
- a CDS encoding cold-shock protein: MAAGTVKWFDSAKGYGFITPDGGGKDVFVHHSAIEGTGYKELSEGQRVDFDSEQGAKGPQATSVRSA
- a CDS encoding helix-turn-helix transcriptional regulator, which translates into the protein MCRPGSLRGAGPAGGGRPAPGGPRGRHPLVVSAGRRPGRQTGAVPRETTVPSGYVEWPSAPPRRRYVACTWMGGGDSDRSESEPVLPDGCMDIIWNGDRLFVAGPDTVPNRSGAGGQFAVGLRFRPGTGPLFLDVPAVELRDQRVDLRVLWPEADGVADEMAGCASRRRAAAVLERRVAGRLPEVGDPDPLVEAAANLWREAREPVTTAELARRAGVSERHLHRRFLPAVGYGPKLLQRVLRLQTFLTSCRDPGASLAGLATRAGFADQAHLSRETRALAGLTPAELRAARMDVRNVQDAACRDQLQRRGDN
- a CDS encoding VOC family protein translates to MSPRLNAAGIVTADMGRSLDFYRLLGLQVPDPPYGGHVNIELPDGWRLMFDSEEEMRQFRPDWTRTTGNQIALAFECASPAEVDEVYARITGAGYRGVKEPWDAFWGQHYAQLRDADGVSVDLYANP
- a CDS encoding acyl-CoA desaturase, which encodes MTALTIDVAAPTPEEIAPDDRRPGPVGLAITAALVVLPLTGLAGGIAWLALGNRVSWLDLGLAVGLYLVSGHGVTVGYHRLFAHRSFRAAPSLRVALAVAGSLALEGGVVSWVANHRLHHRLSDRAGDPHSPYRYGTSGWALARGMVWSHVAWLFRAPAADTERYARDLRADRAIAVVDRLFPVLALTSLALPFGVAWAATGSLSAGGWALLWAGGVRVSVLHHVTWSVNSLCHVLGRRPNATGDHSSNVRALAVLSLGESWHNHHHAFPSGARHGMGRHQLDSSARLIRLLERSGWARDARWSRT
- a CDS encoding dihydrofolate reductase family protein, whose translation is MADLVYTANVSVDGYLEDADGRIDWSEPAEEVFSFITDLERQAGTYLYGRRMYEAMVYWETAAPDEPYVREFAEMWRDADKVVYSRTLEAASSARTRLEHDFDPEAVRRLKAAAARRITIVGADLAGQALAAGLVDEVRLLTVPVVLGGGKPALPKGAKLPLRLLETRQFASGVVFLRYRVDSGRGT
- a CDS encoding cupin domain-containing protein yields the protein MEIVPKQPSVKGPADWFTGDVWIDGIARGQEPARINVGAVRFSPGARTAWHSHELGQTLYVTEGRGLVQARGQGRLEVRAGDVIHTPDGEEHWHGAAPDHFMSHLSMTEGPPQWGEHVSDAEYRGEAG
- a CDS encoding class I SAM-dependent methyltransferase, which produces MRRGSRGPIAPGAANRAWSRMLAGWAVPAEILADAPESPFFFHPGSFIEAAEEAVARPADTPSDAAARQALAPSGSVLDVGCGAGAASLGLRPSRLIGVDPSLPLLTAFAEGAARLGIEATVIEGQWPEAADRTEAADVVVCHHVFYNVSDLATFATVLSGHARRRVVVEMTASHPMAWLTPYWMALHGLDRPERPTAQDAVAVLEELGLVVNQTRWRRRYQMIGEHGDGAIARLARRLCVGPDRYEELGRLVAGAPPPEDREVVTLWW